In Kitasatospora sp. NA04385, a single genomic region encodes these proteins:
- a CDS encoding helix-turn-helix domain-containing protein, which produces MNLRVKELTGGLPVDVNSECCASRGILEHVTSRWAVLVLAVLLDGTHRFSELRRAVGGVSEKMLAQTLQTLEQDGLVLREAHAVIPPRVDYTLTPLGEEAARQVWALARWAESRVPEVLAARAAHAEAKAATGAKTAGAAAR; this is translated from the coding sequence ATGAACCTCAGGGTGAAGGAACTGACCGGCGGACTCCCGGTGGACGTCAACTCGGAGTGCTGCGCCTCGCGCGGCATCCTCGAACACGTCACCAGCCGCTGGGCGGTGCTGGTGCTGGCCGTCCTGCTGGACGGCACCCACCGGTTCAGCGAGCTGCGCCGGGCGGTGGGCGGGGTGAGCGAGAAGATGCTCGCCCAGACCCTGCAGACCCTGGAGCAGGACGGCCTGGTGCTCCGCGAGGCGCACGCCGTCATCCCGCCGCGCGTCGACTACACGCTGACCCCGCTCGGTGAGGAGGCCGCCCGGCAGGTCTGGGCGCTGGCCCGCTGGGCCGAGTCGCGCGTCCCCGAGGTGCTGGCGGCCCGGGCGGCCCACGCCGAGGCGAAGGCGGCGACCGGGGCGAAGACCGCGGGGGCGGCCGCCCGCTGA
- a CDS encoding NAD(P)H-dependent oxidoreductase yields the protein MKILIVHAHPEPKSLNGSLKDHAVSVLEAAGHRVRVSDLYAMGWKATADAADYGPHASSPLKVARDSGRAFDAGELTADVRAEQEKLLWADTVILQFPLWWYTMPAILKGWVDRVFTYNFAYGVGEHSDTKYGERFGEGTLAGRRALLSVTVGGPASHYAARGINGPIGDLLFPIQHGILYYPGLEVLPPFVVHGADRLTDEQYPAVAEAWERRLLALESTEPIPFRRQNFGDYEIPALHLKEGLEPAGRTGFGLHTRA from the coding sequence ATGAAGATCCTGATCGTCCACGCCCACCCCGAGCCGAAGTCGCTGAACGGCTCGCTCAAGGACCACGCGGTGTCCGTGCTGGAGGCCGCCGGGCACCGGGTGCGGGTCAGCGACCTGTACGCGATGGGCTGGAAGGCGACGGCGGACGCCGCCGACTACGGCCCGCACGCCTCCAGCCCGCTGAAGGTCGCCCGGGACTCCGGCCGGGCCTTCGACGCCGGGGAGCTCACCGCCGACGTCCGCGCCGAGCAGGAGAAGCTGCTCTGGGCCGACACCGTCATCCTGCAGTTCCCGCTGTGGTGGTACACCATGCCCGCGATCCTCAAGGGCTGGGTCGACCGCGTCTTCACCTACAACTTCGCGTACGGGGTGGGCGAGCACAGCGACACCAAGTACGGCGAGCGCTTCGGCGAGGGCACCCTGGCGGGACGCCGCGCCCTGCTGTCGGTCACCGTCGGCGGCCCCGCGTCGCACTACGCGGCCCGCGGCATCAACGGCCCCATCGGCGACCTGCTGTTCCCGATCCAGCACGGCATCCTCTACTACCCGGGCCTGGAGGTGCTGCCGCCCTTCGTCGTCCACGGCGCCGACCGGCTCACCGACGAGCAGTACCCGGCCGTCGCCGAGGCCTGGGAGCGGCGGCTGCTCGCCCTGGAGAGCACCGAGCCGATCCCGTTCCGCCGGCAGAACTTCGGCGACTACGAGATCCCCGCGCTGCACCTCAAGGAGGGCCTGGAACCGGCCGGCCGCACCGGCTTCGGCCTGCACACCCGCGCCTGA
- a CDS encoding erythromycin esterase family protein, whose product MPNTTAAATSVTTAVTDRSAHPAEGLITRHPADGPPLPDAALDAIAGRLAAGAEVVGIGESTRFSRETFEVRDQLFRRLVREHGFRALAVQDDAVAAAALDAYANGGAGSAASALAGAWKPWRTAQMAAALEWVRAFNRDHPGDPVRILGVRPAQAGPADYDAVLAHVRAAAPELLGRVAAHLAPLRTAHETAEHVQRARGVHPGRPFAEHARDALALVGALPGAVEPMRLIVEFHERSVAGRGDYAGEAEVWAGTVADFRERTGLRVVYWDGLGHTSAAAAVLGLAPERGARATVGSVLRERYGARYVSAAVGFHHGDLGVVTVPAPGADLVDARLGAGAPAARWLDLRAPDVRHRWDGPAKARVISGVYTPERDAVEHLAVASLAAAFDVLVHLRRATAVHWLP is encoded by the coding sequence ATGCCGAACACCACCGCCGCCGCCACCTCCGTCACCACCGCCGTCACCGACCGATCCGCCCACCCCGCCGAGGGCCTGATCACCCGTCACCCCGCCGACGGCCCCCCGCTCCCGGACGCCGCGCTCGACGCGATCGCCGGGCGGCTGGCCGCCGGGGCGGAGGTGGTGGGCATCGGGGAGTCGACCCGCTTCTCCCGGGAGACCTTCGAGGTCCGGGACCAGCTGTTCCGTCGGCTGGTGCGGGAGCACGGCTTCCGCGCGCTGGCCGTCCAGGACGACGCGGTGGCCGCCGCCGCGCTCGACGCGTACGCGAACGGCGGCGCGGGTTCGGCCGCGTCCGCGCTGGCCGGTGCCTGGAAGCCGTGGCGCACCGCCCAGATGGCAGCGGCGCTGGAGTGGGTGCGGGCGTTCAACCGGGACCACCCCGGCGATCCGGTGCGGATCCTCGGCGTGCGACCGGCCCAGGCGGGGCCCGCCGACTACGACGCCGTCCTGGCCCACGTGCGCGCGGCGGCCCCGGAGCTGCTCGGACGGGTGGCGGCCCACCTGGCGCCGCTGCGCACCGCCCACGAGACGGCGGAGCACGTGCAGCGCGCGCGGGGCGTCCACCCGGGACGCCCGTTCGCCGAGCACGCCCGGGACGCGCTGGCGCTGGTCGGGGCGCTGCCCGGCGCGGTCGAGCCGATGCGGCTGATCGTGGAGTTCCACGAGCGCAGCGTCGCCGGGCGCGGCGACTACGCGGGCGAGGCGGAGGTGTGGGCCGGGACGGTCGCGGACTTCCGGGAGCGGACCGGTCTGCGCGTCGTCTACTGGGACGGCCTCGGGCACACCTCGGCGGCCGCGGCGGTGCTGGGCCTGGCGCCCGAACGCGGCGCGCGGGCCACCGTGGGCAGCGTGCTGCGCGAGCGCTACGGCGCGCGGTACGTCTCGGCGGCGGTCGGCTTCCACCACGGCGACCTCGGAGTGGTCACCGTCCCGGCCCCGGGCGCGGACCTGGTCGACGCGAGGCTCGGCGCGGGGGCCCCGGCCGCCCGCTGGCTGGACCTACGCGCGCCGGACGTCCGCCACCGGTGGGACGGACCGGCGAAGGCCCGCGTGATCAGCGGCGTCTACACCCCGGAACGCGACGCCGTCGAGCACCTGGCCGTGGCCTCCCTGGCCGCCGCCTTCGACGTACTGGTCCACCTCCGCCGGGCCACCGCGGTGCACTGGCTACCGTGA
- a CDS encoding NAD(P)H-binding protein → MSIVVTGATGQLGRLVIDALLTRVPAAEVAAAVRDERKAADLAARGVELRLADYDRPGTLAAAIRPGDTVLLVSGSEVGRRVAQHTAVIEAAKAAGAARLVYTGVLGGPDADFRLADEHKATEQLILDSGLPYTFLRNGWYTENYTALIPVQLEHGVAGSTAGGRIGSATRADYAAAAAAVLTGEGHENRAYELSGDTAWTLEEYAAELSRQSGRTVAHHELPAEANLGVLTGAGLPPQLAEILVDVDVSGIARGLLAGGSGELSRLIGRPTTPLADTVAQALAASTGAGTGASKTEAGAATAS, encoded by the coding sequence ATGAGCATCGTCGTCACCGGCGCCACCGGACAGCTCGGCCGCCTCGTCATCGACGCACTGCTGACCCGCGTCCCGGCCGCCGAGGTCGCCGCCGCCGTCCGCGACGAGCGGAAGGCCGCCGACCTGGCCGCCCGCGGCGTCGAACTGCGGCTCGCCGACTACGACCGGCCCGGGACGCTGGCCGCGGCGATCCGGCCCGGCGACACCGTGCTGCTGGTCTCCGGCAGCGAGGTCGGCCGCCGGGTCGCCCAGCACACCGCCGTGATCGAGGCCGCGAAGGCCGCCGGGGCCGCCCGCCTGGTCTACACCGGGGTGCTCGGCGGCCCGGACGCCGACTTCCGGCTCGCCGACGAGCACAAGGCCACCGAGCAGCTGATCCTCGACTCCGGCCTGCCGTACACCTTCCTGCGCAACGGCTGGTACACCGAGAACTACACCGCCCTGATCCCGGTCCAGCTGGAGCACGGCGTGGCCGGCAGCACCGCGGGCGGCCGGATCGGCTCCGCGACCCGCGCCGACTACGCCGCCGCGGCCGCCGCCGTGCTGACCGGCGAGGGCCACGAGAACCGTGCCTACGAACTCAGCGGCGACACGGCCTGGACGCTGGAGGAGTACGCCGCCGAGCTCTCCCGGCAGAGCGGCCGGACGGTCGCCCACCACGAGCTGCCCGCCGAGGCCAACCTCGGGGTGCTCACCGGCGCGGGCCTGCCGCCGCAGCTCGCCGAGATCCTGGTGGACGTGGACGTCTCCGGCATCGCCCGCGGCCTGCTGGCCGGCGGCAGCGGCGAACTGTCCCGGCTGATCGGCCGCCCGACCACGCCGCTGGCCGACACCGTCGCGCAGGCGCTCGCCGCGAGCACGGGCGCGGGTACGGGCGCGAGCAAGACCGAGGCCGGGGCCGCGACCGCGAGCTGA
- a CDS encoding SRPBCC family protein has translation MTEFRIVAATPLDPGEAWRRVTDWPRHAMPFTAVRSDGRTVAARTGLGRLGFEDVMDVVRWEPPQPGRPGTCRLAKRGPLVLGWAEIEVRPHRGGALVRWREDLRIAPLPALFDRPTAWCGRLLFRRTLRALLR, from the coding sequence ATGACCGAGTTCCGCATCGTGGCGGCCACCCCGCTGGACCCCGGCGAGGCCTGGCGGCGCGTCACCGACTGGCCCCGCCACGCGATGCCGTTCACCGCCGTCCGCTCCGACGGCCGCACGGTGGCCGCCCGCACCGGCCTGGGCCGCCTCGGCTTCGAGGACGTGATGGACGTCGTCCGCTGGGAGCCCCCGCAGCCCGGCCGCCCCGGCACCTGCCGGCTCGCCAAGCGCGGCCCGCTGGTCCTCGGCTGGGCCGAGATCGAGGTCCGCCCGCACCGCGGCGGCGCGCTCGTCCGCTGGCGCGAGGACCTGCGGATCGCGCCGCTGCCCGCCCTGTTCGACCGCCCCACCGCCTGGTGCGGCCGCCTGCTCTTCCGCCGCACCCTGCGCGCGTTGCTGCGCTGA
- a CDS encoding helix-turn-helix transcriptional regulator, translating into MDDLAGFLRTRRSRVDPATAGIPVDGRRRVAGLRREEVAHLSGVSVDYYVRLEQGRATQPSEQVLDALARVLGLDPTERGHLHRLARQPRRRTKAPSGRVRPELLQVLGLVADAPALVMGHRLDVLAGNRLAGLLYGRPDLAGLNIARHLFLEEGEHGLYAGWETCTLDVVGHLRLAAGKYPDDPRLTSLIGELAMGSERFRRLWARADVRARTHGRKAYRHPLVGLLELHQENFGLPDGSGTELLVLTAAPGSPTEDGLRLLAALDADGGSAADGGNAADGDGGGARETARARTTE; encoded by the coding sequence ATGGACGATCTCGCGGGCTTCCTGCGGACCCGGCGCTCCCGGGTCGATCCGGCGACGGCCGGCATCCCCGTCGACGGCCGCCGCCGGGTGGCGGGGCTGCGGCGCGAGGAGGTCGCGCACCTGTCCGGGGTGAGCGTGGACTACTACGTGCGCCTGGAGCAGGGGCGCGCCACCCAGCCCTCCGAACAGGTGCTGGACGCGCTGGCCCGGGTGCTGGGCCTGGACCCGACCGAGCGGGGCCACCTGCACCGGCTGGCCCGGCAGCCCCGGCGCCGGACGAAGGCCCCGAGCGGGCGGGTCCGGCCGGAGCTGCTGCAGGTGCTGGGCCTGGTCGCCGACGCGCCCGCGCTGGTCATGGGCCACCGGCTGGACGTGCTCGCCGGGAACCGCCTCGCCGGGCTCCTCTACGGCCGCCCGGACCTCGCGGGCCTGAACATCGCCCGGCACCTCTTCCTGGAGGAGGGCGAGCACGGCCTCTACGCGGGCTGGGAGACCTGCACCCTCGACGTGGTCGGCCACCTGCGGCTGGCCGCCGGGAAGTACCCGGACGACCCCCGACTGACCTCGCTGATCGGCGAGTTGGCGATGGGCAGCGAGCGCTTCCGCCGGCTGTGGGCCCGCGCGGACGTCCGCGCCCGCACGCACGGGCGCAAGGCGTACCGCCACCCGCTGGTCGGGCTGCTCGAACTGCACCAGGAGAACTTCGGGCTGCCGGACGGGTCGGGCACCGAACTGCTGGTGCTCACCGCGGCCCCCGGCAGCCCCACCGAGGACGGGCTGCGGCTGCTCGCGGCCCTGGACGCGGACGGCGGCAGCGCGGCGGACGGCGGCAACGCGGCGGACGGCGACGGCGGCGGGGCCCGGGAGACCGCGCGCGCCCGGACCACCGAGTAG
- a CDS encoding PadR family transcriptional regulator, translating into MIPGTASNEGDGVDGPVATQLRKGVLEYCVLALLRDEPRYGVELLHELGRFPALATSQGTIYPLLSRLRRAGLADTFLRDSDSGPSRRYYTLTTAGHRALEDFTALWPAFRQTVDHVLTPGEHP; encoded by the coding sequence ATGATACCTGGTACGGCAAGCAACGAGGGCGACGGCGTGGACGGGCCGGTGGCCACCCAGCTCCGCAAGGGGGTGCTGGAGTACTGCGTGCTCGCACTGCTCCGCGACGAACCCCGCTACGGCGTCGAACTCCTGCACGAGCTCGGGCGCTTCCCCGCGCTGGCGACCAGTCAGGGCACGATCTACCCCCTGCTGTCACGGCTGCGTCGGGCCGGGCTCGCCGACACCTTCCTGCGCGACTCGGACAGCGGGCCGTCGCGCCGCTACTACACCCTCACCACCGCCGGACACCGCGCGCTGGAGGACTTCACCGCGCTGTGGCCCGCCTTCCGCCAGACCGTCGACCACGTCCTCACCCCGGGAGAGCACCCGTGA
- a CDS encoding discoidin domain-containing protein, giving the protein MHQAITARRARTGGFAVALALLGGLLFGWSERAGAAADPLLSKGRTATASSTESSSYTAAKAFDGSGSTRWASAEGKDPQWLQVDLGATATVTRIKLSWEAAYAKAYRLETSADGATWTALATEKAGNGGTDEFTGLSGKGRYVRMYGTARGTSYGYSLYEMEVYGTPDGSTPSPSPSGSTPPPTGGAFTVVAAGDIAAQCTATDSGCAHPKTARIAQQINPAFYITMGDNQYDDARLADFKNYYDQTWGAFKAKTRPVPGNHETYDPAGSLAGYKSYFGAIAYPQGKSYYSYDQGNWHFVALDSNSFDQSAQIDWLKADLAATTRKCVAAYWHHPLYSSGGHGNDPVSKPVWKILYAAGADLILNGHDHHYERFAPQDPDGRATADGMVEIVGGTGGAEPYPIEQVQPNSQKRISGDYGVLKLDFTDSGYSWTYVGTDGRVEDTSPSYSCH; this is encoded by the coding sequence ATGCACCAGGCAATCACGGCCCGGCGGGCCCGGACCGGCGGCTTCGCCGTCGCGCTCGCCCTGCTGGGCGGACTGCTGTTCGGCTGGTCCGAGCGGGCCGGGGCGGCGGCCGACCCGCTGCTCTCCAAGGGCAGAACGGCCACCGCCTCCTCCACCGAAAGCTCCTCGTACACCGCCGCGAAGGCCTTCGACGGCAGCGGCAGCACCCGGTGGGCCAGCGCCGAGGGCAAGGACCCGCAGTGGCTGCAGGTCGACCTCGGCGCCACCGCCACCGTCACCCGGATCAAGCTCAGCTGGGAGGCCGCCTACGCCAAGGCCTACCGGCTGGAGACCTCCGCCGACGGCGCCACCTGGACCGCCCTCGCCACCGAGAAGGCCGGCAACGGCGGCACCGACGAGTTCACCGGCCTGTCCGGCAAGGGCCGCTACGTGCGGATGTACGGCACCGCCCGCGGCACCTCGTACGGGTACTCGCTGTACGAGATGGAGGTCTACGGCACGCCCGACGGCAGCACGCCGAGCCCTTCGCCCAGCGGCAGCACCCCGCCGCCCACCGGCGGCGCGTTCACCGTCGTGGCGGCCGGCGACATCGCCGCCCAGTGCACCGCCACCGACAGCGGCTGCGCCCACCCCAAGACCGCCAGGATCGCCCAGCAGATCAACCCGGCGTTCTACATCACCATGGGCGACAACCAGTACGACGACGCCCGGCTGGCCGACTTCAAGAACTACTACGACCAGACCTGGGGCGCCTTCAAGGCCAAGACCCGGCCCGTCCCCGGCAACCACGAGACCTACGACCCCGCCGGGTCGCTGGCCGGCTACAAGTCCTACTTCGGCGCGATCGCCTACCCGCAGGGCAAGAGCTACTACAGCTACGACCAGGGCAACTGGCACTTCGTCGCCCTCGACTCCAACTCCTTCGACCAGAGCGCCCAGATCGACTGGCTGAAGGCCGACCTCGCCGCCACCACCAGGAAGTGCGTCGCCGCCTACTGGCACCACCCGCTCTACTCCTCCGGCGGCCACGGCAACGACCCCGTCTCCAAGCCGGTCTGGAAGATCCTCTACGCCGCCGGGGCCGACCTGATCCTCAACGGCCACGACCACCACTACGAGCGCTTCGCCCCGCAGGACCCGGACGGCAGGGCCACCGCCGACGGCATGGTCGAGATCGTCGGCGGCACGGGCGGCGCCGAGCCCTACCCGATCGAACAGGTCCAGCCCAACAGCCAGAAGCGGATCAGCGGCGACTACGGTGTCCTGAAGCTCGACTTCACCGACAGCGGCTACAGCTGGACCTACGTCGGCACCGACGGACGGGTCGAGGACACCAGCCCCTCCTACAGCTGCCACTGA
- a CDS encoding TetR/AcrR family transcriptional regulator: MSALPADGPRERILATATRLFAERGYDATSTRAIGDAVGLNIATVAYHVGGKPELYREVMRRAHLAQRRVVTEALTRLHACGPTPGETRAALLAFVDDYLSFCLDHPQVPALWMRRWLAEGADHSDIESEFAGPLVAEVATAVRAVLARAGLGAGADVEMLVFTIVWTSHSFGQAGVIDPAGTRRGPLDLPVLDRFRRHLHTVVTAVLDQGPSGG; this comes from the coding sequence ATGAGCGCCCTGCCCGCGGACGGCCCCCGCGAACGCATCCTGGCGACCGCCACCCGGCTGTTCGCCGAGCGCGGCTACGACGCCACCAGCACCCGGGCGATCGGCGACGCGGTCGGCCTGAACATCGCCACCGTCGCCTACCACGTCGGCGGCAAGCCGGAGTTGTACCGCGAGGTGATGCGCCGCGCCCACCTCGCCCAGCGCCGGGTGGTCACCGAGGCCCTGACCCGCCTGCACGCCTGCGGCCCCACCCCCGGGGAGACCCGCGCCGCGCTGCTCGCCTTCGTCGACGACTACCTGTCCTTCTGCCTCGACCACCCCCAGGTCCCGGCGCTGTGGATGCGCCGCTGGCTGGCCGAGGGCGCCGACCACTCCGACATCGAGAGCGAGTTCGCCGGCCCGCTGGTCGCCGAGGTCGCCACCGCCGTCCGCGCCGTCCTCGCCCGGGCCGGCCTCGGGGCCGGGGCGGACGTCGAGATGCTCGTCTTCACCATCGTCTGGACCTCGCACTCCTTCGGCCAGGCCGGTGTCATCGACCCGGCCGGCACCCGCCGCGGCCCCCTCGACCTCCCCGTCCTGGACCGCTTCCGCCGCCACCTGCACACGGTGGTCACCGCCGTCCTCGACCAGGGCCCGTCCGGCGGCTGA
- a CDS encoding MFS transporter, whose translation MTGHRAGRRALTLYAAGSVGMGVWVTVPGLLLLYFLTDVLGVPALLAGTTLLLPKAVDVVAHPLLGSRSDRQARRDGHRRRMMRAGLLLGPAMVAMFSVPSALHGSGAALWVGGWFTAGNLLFAAFQVPYLTTPSDLEVGYHERTRVFMFRMALLTAGLLTAGVAAPALSAGGTRADYTGMAVLLAAAMAASAAVALAGVRRLTAGCGFRAPAERAGRSTLADLRTALRDPRFRPLVLSYLFTGTTTHLFLAALPYVTEHVFHHGGLTALFMGLFLAPAMLAGPAWTAWSRCPGNGKQRGLLASQAGFATGSVLLLPAAALLDGGARVAVTAAVVMAMGVAFAGLQLFAFALLPDAVAAAEHAEAGAYTGVWTATEATGTAVGPYLYSAVLALGGFVSSTAGEHAAQSGGALTALLTGFTLLPAALMALALGFQRRCPLDAAR comes from the coding sequence GTGACCGGGCACCGGGCCGGGCGCAGGGCGCTCACCCTGTACGCCGCCGGGTCGGTCGGCATGGGCGTCTGGGTCACCGTGCCCGGACTGCTGCTGCTGTACTTCCTCACCGACGTGCTCGGCGTCCCCGCCCTGCTGGCCGGGACCACCCTGCTGCTGCCCAAGGCCGTCGACGTCGTCGCCCACCCGCTGCTCGGCTCCCGCTCCGACCGGCAGGCCCGCCGCGACGGGCACCGGCGGCGGATGATGCGCGCCGGACTGCTGCTCGGCCCGGCGATGGTCGCGATGTTCAGCGTCCCGTCCGCGCTGCACGGCTCGGGCGCCGCGCTCTGGGTCGGCGGCTGGTTCACCGCCGGGAACCTGCTGTTCGCCGCCTTCCAGGTGCCCTACCTGACCACCCCTTCCGACCTGGAGGTCGGCTACCACGAGCGCACCCGGGTCTTCATGTTCCGGATGGCGCTGCTCACCGCCGGCCTGCTCACCGCCGGGGTCGCCGCCCCCGCGCTCTCCGCCGGCGGCACCCGCGCCGACTACACCGGGATGGCCGTGCTGCTGGCCGCCGCGATGGCCGCCTCCGCCGCCGTCGCCCTGGCCGGCGTGCGCCGGCTGACCGCCGGGTGCGGGTTCCGGGCACCCGCCGAACGGGCCGGCCGCTCCACCCTCGCCGACCTGCGCACCGCCCTGCGTGACCCCCGCTTCCGCCCCCTGGTGCTGTCCTACCTGTTCACCGGCACCACCACCCACCTGTTCCTGGCCGCGCTGCCCTACGTCACCGAGCACGTCTTCCACCACGGCGGGCTGACCGCCCTGTTCATGGGCCTCTTCCTGGCCCCCGCGATGCTCGCCGGGCCCGCCTGGACGGCCTGGTCGCGCTGCCCCGGCAACGGCAAGCAGCGCGGACTGCTCGCCTCCCAGGCCGGGTTCGCCACCGGCTCGGTGCTGCTGCTGCCCGCCGCCGCGCTGCTCGACGGGGGAGCGCGGGTCGCCGTCACCGCCGCCGTGGTGATGGCGATGGGCGTGGCCTTCGCCGGGCTGCAACTGTTCGCGTTCGCGCTGCTGCCGGACGCGGTCGCCGCCGCCGAACACGCCGAGGCCGGCGCCTACACCGGCGTGTGGACCGCCACCGAGGCCACCGGCACCGCCGTCGGCCCCTACCTGTACTCGGCCGTCCTCGCCCTCGGCGGCTTCGTCTCCAGCACCGCCGGTGAACACGCCGCCCAGAGCGGCGGCGCACTGACCGCGCTGCTCACCGGGTTCACCCTGCTGCCCGCCGCGCTGATGGCCCTCGCGCTCGGCTTCCAGCGGCGCTGCCCGCTGGACGCGGCCCGGTGA
- a CDS encoding NAD(P)/FAD-dependent oxidoreductase, giving the protein MGSTRVAVIGAGAAGLAAAKALLDQGLEVTVLERGTRVGGLWAGDDGPDGSPAYDSLHLNTSKGRTEFADFPMPAHWPDYPSAARVADYLADYADRFGVTDRIRFGTTVERVVRDAHGWRVDGERHDAVVVANGHNREPKWPSPGYPGDFTGTQLHAHDHRRADAYAGRRVLVVGTGNSAMDIAVDASYTGRGPVLLSARHGTHIVPKYLFGRPADATGGALAVLPWRIRQAVAQTVLKLAVGTPGRYGLPEPAGGLFQNHPTVSDTVLHRLTHGEIEARPGIERLDGTRVHFTDGRTDEVDVIVWATGYRVTLPFLDERWTGPDPEELPLYQRVFHLDDPTLGFVGLMQSTGAALPVVEAQGRLFAAHLAGRYALPSAERQRAHVRRAHAAAVRRWGDRRPMMRIDFDRYVAAVPREIEAGARRARRQQKQQKQLEQQKEQGQ; this is encoded by the coding sequence ATGGGCTCGACCAGGGTGGCGGTGATCGGCGCCGGCGCGGCAGGACTGGCCGCCGCCAAGGCACTGCTCGACCAGGGGCTGGAGGTCACCGTCCTGGAGCGCGGCACCCGCGTCGGCGGCCTGTGGGCGGGCGACGACGGCCCGGACGGCTCCCCGGCGTACGACAGCCTGCACCTGAACACCAGCAAGGGCCGCACCGAGTTCGCCGACTTCCCGATGCCCGCGCACTGGCCCGACTACCCGTCCGCCGCCCGGGTGGCCGACTACCTCGCCGACTACGCCGACCGCTTCGGCGTCACCGACCGGATCAGGTTCGGCACGACCGTCGAGCGGGTCGTCCGGGACGCGCACGGCTGGCGGGTCGACGGCGAGCGCCACGACGCCGTCGTCGTCGCCAACGGCCACAACCGCGAGCCGAAGTGGCCCAGCCCCGGCTACCCCGGCGACTTCACCGGCACCCAGCTGCACGCCCACGACCACCGCCGCGCCGACGCGTACGCGGGCCGGCGGGTGCTGGTCGTCGGCACGGGCAACTCCGCGATGGACATCGCCGTCGACGCCTCGTACACCGGACGCGGACCGGTGCTGCTCTCCGCCCGGCACGGCACCCACATCGTCCCCAAGTACCTGTTCGGCCGCCCCGCCGACGCCACCGGCGGCGCGCTCGCCGTGCTGCCCTGGCGCATCCGGCAGGCCGTCGCGCAGACCGTCCTCAAGCTGGCCGTCGGCACCCCCGGCCGGTACGGGCTGCCCGAACCCGCCGGCGGCCTGTTCCAGAACCACCCCACCGTCAGCGACACCGTCCTGCACCGGCTCACCCACGGCGAGATCGAGGCCCGCCCCGGCATCGAACGGCTCGACGGCACCCGCGTGCACTTCACCGACGGCCGCACCGACGAGGTCGACGTCATCGTCTGGGCCACCGGCTACCGCGTCACCCTCCCCTTCCTGGACGAGCGCTGGACCGGCCCCGACCCCGAGGAACTCCCGCTCTACCAGCGGGTGTTCCACCTCGACGACCCCACGCTCGGCTTCGTCGGCCTGATGCAGTCCACCGGCGCCGCGCTCCCCGTCGTCGAGGCCCAGGGCCGGCTGTTCGCCGCCCACCTCGCCGGGCGCTACGCCCTGCCGAGCGCCGAGCGGCAGCGCGCCCACGTCCGCCGCGCGCACGCCGCCGCCGTCCGGCGCTGGGGCGACCGGCGGCCGATGATGCGGATCGACTTCGACCGGTACGTCGCCGCCGTCCCCCGCGAGATCGAGGCCGGCGCCCGCCGGGCCCGCAGACAGCAGAAGCAGCAGAAGCAGCTGGAGCAGCAGAAGGAGCAGGGCCAGTGA
- a CDS encoding SDR family oxidoreductase, whose protein sequence is MTVLNRRQDPRGRRVLVTGASGTIGRALGERLTAAGAHVRGLDLHPAGDEPFPVLRCDVTDDDSVRAAVAEALESLGGLDVLVNNAGTGGPAPAEHAPGAEVRRQLEVNLLGTWRTTAACVDALVAARGRVVMVTSRMAVLQLPLAAAYGASKRAMVAYADALRLELGTHVGVSCVYPSAVRSPIHDSTRAAGLSLEGMSVYEPLEGVLDAIGKAAFSTRPHRDVTTTRKGAVEFFLARHLPALTDRIVARALHARAAAGAFDGAPLAAGVVARSRGTE, encoded by the coding sequence GTGACGGTACTGAACCGGCGTCAGGACCCGCGCGGACGACGCGTGCTGGTCACCGGCGCCTCCGGCACCATCGGACGCGCCCTCGGCGAGCGCCTCACCGCCGCCGGCGCGCACGTCCGCGGACTCGACCTGCACCCCGCCGGTGACGAGCCGTTCCCCGTGCTGCGCTGCGACGTCACCGACGACGACAGCGTGCGCGCGGCCGTCGCCGAGGCGCTGGAGAGCCTCGGCGGCCTCGACGTGCTGGTCAACAACGCGGGCACCGGCGGCCCCGCCCCCGCCGAGCACGCCCCCGGCGCCGAGGTCCGCCGCCAGCTGGAGGTCAACCTGCTCGGCACCTGGCGCACCACCGCGGCCTGCGTCGACGCCCTGGTCGCCGCCCGCGGCCGGGTCGTCATGGTCACCTCCCGGATGGCCGTCCTACAGCTCCCGCTGGCCGCCGCCTACGGCGCCTCCAAGCGCGCCATGGTCGCCTACGCGGACGCGCTGCGCCTCGAACTCGGCACCCACGTCGGCGTCAGCTGCGTCTACCCGTCCGCCGTGCGCAGCCCGATCCACGACTCCACCAGGGCCGCCGGGCTCTCCCTGGAGGGCATGAGCGTCTACGAGCCGCTGGAGGGCGTGCTCGACGCGATCGGCAAGGCCGCGTTCTCCACCCGCCCGCACCGCGACGTCACCACCACCCGCAAGGGCGCCGTCGAGTTCTTCCTCGCCCGCCACCTGCCCGCCCTCACCGACCGGATCGTCGCCCGCGCCCTGCACGCCCGCGCCGCCGCCGGGGCCTTCGACGGCGCCCCACTCGCCGCCGGGGTCGTCGCCCGCAGCAGGGGGACCGAGTGA